One stretch of Microcoleus sp. FACHB-672 DNA includes these proteins:
- a CDS encoding DUF4349 domain-containing protein, with the protein MKTDFKSKSAQYFTQLNPPQTNSGSQRFSIVLLLAVLSTAMMASCAQQASQYNASMASPPVPANAPAPANQAVAPAEVPKAAPQLIKNAGLTLMVKSIDKTMKEVSAIAQTQQGDILGFQNQKPQDSSMRHTASMRIRVPQNKLEATLDALNRLGTVQKQTLTAEDVSNQLVDLDARLRNLRKSEELTLKIMERSGSIGDVLKASQQVNTIRDEIERIDAQLKKLRDQVAYSTILLNLEAAVSASSETQPTLGLRMQESWGQATYSVGQVTLGLLALSIWLVAFSPYLLLGGAAIYGYQRFRKHKSLSRVHQAKVRE; encoded by the coding sequence ATGAAAACTGACTTCAAATCCAAATCCGCCCAATATTTTACCCAATTAAACCCGCCTCAAACCAACAGCGGCAGCCAGCGTTTTAGTATTGTCTTGCTGCTTGCAGTGCTATCTACCGCGATGATGGCAAGCTGTGCCCAGCAAGCCAGTCAATACAACGCCTCTATGGCAAGTCCTCCCGTGCCGGCAAATGCTCCAGCACCAGCAAATCAGGCTGTCGCGCCTGCTGAAGTGCCGAAAGCCGCACCTCAACTCATCAAAAATGCAGGGCTAACTCTCATGGTCAAATCCATTGACAAAACCATGAAAGAAGTTTCTGCAATCGCCCAAACCCAGCAGGGGGATATCTTGGGATTTCAGAATCAAAAGCCTCAAGATTCTAGTATGCGGCACACAGCATCCATGCGAATTCGGGTGCCGCAAAACAAACTCGAAGCTACATTAGATGCTTTAAATAGATTAGGAACTGTGCAAAAACAAACCCTCACTGCAGAGGATGTTTCCAATCAGTTAGTCGATTTAGATGCGCGGCTGCGAAATTTGCGAAAATCTGAAGAATTGACTTTGAAAATAATGGAGCGATCCGGTTCCATTGGGGATGTGCTAAAGGCATCTCAACAAGTAAATACGATTCGCGATGAGATTGAGCGCATTGATGCTCAGTTAAAAAAACTGCGAGATCAGGTTGCCTACTCGACTATTTTGCTAAATCTAGAAGCCGCTGTTTCTGCTTCATCTGAGACGCAGCCGACTCTAGGTTTGCGGATGCAGGAAAGCTGGGGCCAAGCAACTTACTCAGTTGGTCAAGTTACTTTAGGTTTACTTGCTTTGAGCATTTGGTTAGTTGCTTTCAGCCCTTATTTGCTTTTAGGGGGTGCGGCTATATATGGCTATCAACGATTTAGAAAACACAAGTCTCTTTCCAGAGTTCATCAGGCGAAAGTAAGAGAATGA
- a CDS encoding MFS transporter yields MLKSWLSSIFSQVENESLGEAIPLTLQEIQEERASSETALLANPPQKIAKPAIRSSLKAITLEGVFATIFYSIIGGALLSNFLLGLGAGPVEIGMLASIPQLTNLLQPLGAYIADRTKSRHWYSVWIFGPSRLLWLILVPALWFGHSFHITNHRLVQLTLAIIWITNIMEALGRASWFSWLAALVPQRLRGRYFGFRNSAISLTNLIGVPVVGLVISKWPGGTLQGYSAVLVLAIAVGLVSLSCQFFMVDVNPQQVHLTHSDTAQKSSTGSVFSFLKDTNYLKFLLYSALWSFAVNVSAPFFNLYLLDDLAIDVSVVTLYGSLGAGANLLMLVLWGKLADRVGNRPLMIVVGILVALTPLLWLEAGTAPIFLWVWFPLLHIVGGATWAAIDLCSSNLLMGVAPLRNQSIYFAIAAAVPGVTGAMGITLGGFLATVSEFNGLPGLFALSAVLRLVALLPLVFVHEQRAVSLGKFWLLLLPAWWRKQAIEPGDIRFQPFILPEAEPFEQIPTEHSPEPVPASDLPDAHL; encoded by the coding sequence ATGTTAAAAAGTTGGCTGTCTAGTATATTCAGTCAAGTCGAAAATGAGAGCTTAGGGGAAGCAATCCCTCTGACTCTTCAGGAAATCCAAGAAGAGCGGGCATCATCAGAGACAGCACTTCTGGCAAACCCGCCTCAAAAAATTGCTAAGCCGGCAATTCGCTCAAGCCTGAAAGCAATAACGCTCGAAGGTGTCTTCGCCACGATTTTTTATAGCATTATCGGCGGCGCGTTGCTCAGTAATTTCTTGCTCGGTTTGGGTGCCGGCCCTGTAGAAATTGGGATGCTAGCCTCGATTCCTCAGCTAACGAATCTGCTGCAACCGCTAGGGGCGTACATAGCAGATCGAACGAAAAGCCGGCACTGGTATTCCGTCTGGATTTTTGGCCCATCACGGCTGCTGTGGTTGATTCTCGTGCCGGCACTTTGGTTCGGGCACTCGTTTCATATCACTAACCACCGGCTGGTGCAGCTAACACTCGCCATTATCTGGATCACCAATATCATGGAAGCTTTGGGCCGAGCTTCTTGGTTCAGCTGGTTGGCTGCCTTAGTCCCTCAGCGATTGCGGGGCCGGTATTTTGGCTTCCGCAACAGTGCGATCAGCTTGACCAATCTTATCGGTGTGCCGGTGGTGGGTTTAGTGATCTCAAAGTGGCCCGGTGGAACGCTTCAAGGTTACAGCGCTGTCTTGGTTCTAGCCATTGCGGTGGGGTTAGTCAGTCTGTCCTGTCAGTTCTTTATGGTGGATGTGAATCCGCAGCAAGTCCATCTCACCCATTCAGATACCGCCCAAAAGTCGTCCACAGGGAGTGTTTTTAGCTTCCTCAAGGACACCAATTATTTGAAGTTTTTGCTCTACTCTGCTCTATGGAGCTTTGCGGTCAATGTTAGCGCACCCTTCTTTAACCTCTATCTGCTCGATGACTTAGCAATAGATGTCAGCGTGGTTACGCTTTATGGCAGCTTAGGAGCCGGCGCTAACTTGCTAATGCTAGTTTTGTGGGGGAAACTGGCTGATCGGGTGGGAAATCGCCCCCTGATGATCGTCGTGGGAATTTTGGTCGCGCTAACACCGCTACTCTGGCTAGAAGCTGGAACCGCCCCAATTTTCCTTTGGGTTTGGTTCCCCCTGTTGCATATCGTCGGCGGTGCAACGTGGGCGGCAATTGATCTGTGCAGCAGCAATCTTTTGATGGGAGTAGCACCCCTGCGAAATCAGTCCATTTACTTTGCGATTGCGGCGGCGGTTCCTGGGGTCACCGGCGCAATGGGAATCACACTCGGTGGCTTTCTCGCAACTGTCAGTGAGTTCAATGGCTTGCCGGGGCTGTTTGCCCTCTCAGCCGTCCTGCGGCTGGTTGCTCTCCTGCCTTTGGTTTTTGTTCATGAGCAACGTGCTGTGTCTCTGGGTAAGTTTTGGCTGCTTCTGCTGCCGGCTTGGTGGAGAAAGCAAGCCATTGAACCAGGTGATATTCGTTTTCAACCATTCATCCTTCCAGAAGCTGAGCCTTTTGAACAAATACCAACTGAACACTCACCTGAACCTGTACCAGCAAGCGATCTGCCTGATGCTCACCTCTGA
- a CDS encoding serine hydrolase domain-containing protein, whose amino-acid sequence MQKTLKNFFVWNQPDRPWKVKEENTSNPYSNDLAIDRAVQREMGKQKLYGLAIGIVKDGEIIYLKGYGYEDFENKVPVEAHKTMFRWASLSKSVTGVAAMQAVSTGTLDLDTEVRNYVPEYQFPNSYASPLKNGKFQIQALPNLDKSCITTRMLLTHTSGIKDFSNGLNEAGVPPDHLINDPNVNTGIFWAGEYFWNDPDHLLYIPGTQYSYSVYGYTLAGMVIERAGTESQSYWEKVRDKIAVPFGMTPASFPKHPEAGYLSETCFQPDWEWVNIPRRAIGYNYNKKTRKYARVESKDVSWRLPAGGFISTIENLAQYCNGLMNREDVLPAQIKQDILWKGSQYRDGKSMKQSMGFSVGEFKGRKRIIGAGAQPKTRTRFIIYPDERLGFVAMSNSEWANVDKICEVLENAYRKNK is encoded by the coding sequence TTGCAAAAAACCTTGAAAAACTTCTTTGTTTGGAATCAGCCTGATCGCCCCTGGAAAGTTAAAGAAGAAAACACGTCAAACCCTTACTCCAACGATCTTGCAATTGATCGGGCGGTGCAGAGAGAAATGGGCAAACAAAAACTTTACGGGCTAGCCATTGGCATCGTTAAAGATGGAGAAATTATTTATTTAAAAGGTTATGGCTACGAAGACTTTGAAAATAAAGTGCCGGTGGAAGCTCATAAAACCATGTTCCGTTGGGCGTCCTTGTCAAAATCAGTAACAGGTGTGGCAGCAATGCAAGCTGTTTCCACCGGCACCCTGGATCTCGACACAGAAGTAAGAAATTATGTGCCTGAATATCAGTTCCCAAATAGCTATGCTTCTCCGTTAAAAAACGGAAAATTCCAGATACAAGCGCTGCCCAATCTTGACAAATCGTGCATCACCACTCGAATGCTTCTCACCCATACTTCAGGGATAAAAGACTTTAGTAATGGACTCAATGAAGCTGGCGTCCCTCCAGATCATTTAATTAACGATCCAAATGTTAACACCGGCATCTTTTGGGCAGGAGAATATTTTTGGAATGATCCCGATCATTTGCTTTATATTCCCGGAACTCAATACAGTTATTCCGTTTACGGCTACACCCTTGCGGGAATGGTGATTGAGCGTGCCGGCACAGAATCTCAATCTTATTGGGAAAAAGTGCGTGACAAAATAGCCGTGCCGTTTGGTATGACACCGGCATCCTTTCCCAAACACCCTGAAGCCGGTTATTTATCAGAAACTTGCTTTCAACCAGATTGGGAATGGGTGAATATTCCGCGTCGGGCAATTGGATACAATTACAACAAGAAAACTAGAAAATATGCAAGAGTTGAAAGTAAAGATGTGAGCTGGAGATTACCCGCTGGCGGGTTTATTTCCACGATTGAAAACTTGGCGCAATACTGCAATGGTTTGATGAATAGAGAAGATGTGCTGCCGGCACAGATTAAACAAGATATTCTCTGGAAAGGCAGCCAATATAGAGACGGCAAATCCATGAAGCAAAGCATGGGTTTTAGTGTAGGTGAGTTTAAGGGTAGAAAGCGCATTATCGGTGCCGGCGCTCAGCCAAAAACGAGAACTCGTTTCATAATTTATCCAGATGAGCGTCTGGGATTTGTGGCGATGAGTAACTCGGAATGGGCTAATGTAGATAAAATTTGTGAGGTTCTGGAGAATGCTTACAGAAAAAACAAGTGA
- a CDS encoding serine/threonine protein kinase — translation MEPLHQMGDIIAERYRLTNILGQGGIGITYEAEGKETGKRVALKEVSLRRLTDWKVLELFEREARVLSELNHPSIPAYLDYFQVDTPSDRSFYLVQEIAPGKSLAALVEVGWRASEGEAQKLAIRVLEILSYLHSLTPPVIHRDIKPQNIILAEGGRVSLVDFGAVQDTYRHTFAGSSTVVGTYGYMAPEQFRCQAEPATDLYGLGATLLFLLTHQSPADLPQRRLKIEFRSQVQISDDFAGWIETLIEPAVEDRFTSAKEALAVLLGEREMIYPRASALQQPAGSRIVVNKTASRLVVEIPPSELRFSRVFIKLSTLICKLLFFFLGLHFGLYMLSEMTSVYYARFLLLALLILVFSGLDEIASSLFSIVGTEQLDINLQTFRLRWRLLGLSYQVQGRAKNVQCSCDLNGCALVEELQVHRFGSKLMPAEKEWLVAELNNFLGKPLYK, via the coding sequence ATGGAACCATTGCACCAGATGGGAGACATCATTGCTGAGCGATACCGGCTCACCAATATTTTAGGGCAGGGTGGGATCGGGATCACTTATGAAGCCGAAGGCAAGGAAACCGGCAAGCGAGTGGCACTGAAGGAGGTATCACTGCGCCGGCTGACTGATTGGAAGGTTCTAGAATTGTTTGAACGAGAAGCGCGCGTACTCTCCGAACTCAATCATCCCAGTATTCCGGCTTACTTAGATTACTTTCAGGTGGATACACCCAGTGATCGTAGTTTCTATTTGGTTCAGGAAATTGCACCGGGGAAGTCACTTGCGGCGCTAGTAGAAGTCGGCTGGCGGGCGTCGGAAGGTGAAGCGCAAAAACTGGCAATTCGAGTATTAGAAATCCTTAGCTATCTGCATAGTTTAACGCCGCCGGTGATTCACCGAGATATTAAGCCACAAAATATTATTCTGGCGGAAGGTGGGCGAGTGTCTTTGGTCGATTTTGGGGCGGTACAAGACACTTACCGACATACATTTGCTGGCAGTAGTACGGTGGTGGGTACTTATGGATATATGGCACCGGAGCAATTTCGATGCCAAGCAGAACCGGCAACAGATTTATACGGTTTAGGGGCAACTTTATTATTTTTACTGACACATCAATCACCGGCAGATTTACCCCAGCGCCGGCTTAAAATTGAATTTCGCTCTCAAGTTCAAATCTCAGATGACTTTGCCGGCTGGATAGAAACTCTCATTGAGCCGGCTGTGGAAGATCGGTTCACTTCTGCAAAGGAAGCGCTGGCAGTGCTGTTAGGTGAACGAGAAATGATCTATCCCCGAGCATCTGCTCTTCAGCAACCAGCCGGTAGTCGCATTGTTGTGAACAAAACTGCCTCACGCTTAGTGGTGGAAATTCCACCTTCTGAATTGCGCTTTAGCAGGGTATTCATCAAACTTTCTACCCTAATCTGCAAGTTATTGTTCTTTTTTCTCGGGCTTCACTTTGGTCTGTATATGCTGTCTGAGATGACATCTGTTTACTATGCCAGGTTTCTCTTGCTGGCTCTATTAATATTAGTATTCTCGGGGCTGGATGAGATAGCATCATCCCTGTTCAGTATTGTCGGTACTGAGCAATTAGACATAAACCTACAAACCTTTCGGCTACGTTGGCGGTTGTTGGGTTTAAGCTACCAAGTTCAGGGACGGGCAAAAAATGTGCAATGTAGCTGCGATCTTAACGGCTGTGCCTTAGTAGAGGAATTGCAAGTTCACCGTTTTGGCTCAAAGTTAATGCCGGCGGAAAAAGAATGGTTAGTGGCGGAATTAAATAATTTTCTGGGAAAACCACTATATAAGTAG
- a CDS encoding glycosyltransferase family 39 protein, whose translation MRFFQHYLALAGVIALGGVLRFAQLDFKSLWLDEVITALFSLGRNYYDIPLDAVFQLEQLKEIFTLNPETTCSQISHNIAIQSTHPPLFFCLMHRWLIWLNQFNWLFASDGNWELAWQLRSLPAFFGVASIAAVYWLNRLAFSPTAGLISAAVMAVSPYGVYLSQEARHYTLPVLLITLALVALMIIQQDFEKRQRSRPIVWAIWVIINTIGLYVHYFFIFALIAQPLVLIFNVNSPNKNKKYKLQNSLFFGLLPFALFIPWLPILIGHFGRSETNWLPQPHNIAPLYQTLAGWLTMVVMLPVEKQPLWIIIPAGFFMLVFGLGMGWLFFAGLKKLWNNSETQPATRSLLSFTLWVLLAFLAIVYLLNKDITIAPRYHFVYYPAFCALLGASLWKMQKARAEMLKEKPLTRWAAPFTLLFVGIISCLCVTSDLAFKKPFHPQRVGLDMNLEPAISRLVVVAYKTFQDVALGVSFALEIHKHDLPENADSYMAFLQQETNYDQVWQNLSQLPLPALPLNLWVVAPELLQQQDYPQQLFALTELSTESQQIVCTIDPSHYYRVGVPYQLYRCLPAERE comes from the coding sequence ATGCGATTTTTTCAACATTACCTAGCGCTGGCTGGGGTGATTGCCTTGGGTGGTGTCCTGCGCTTCGCTCAGCTTGACTTCAAATCCCTGTGGCTGGATGAAGTAATTACTGCTTTGTTTAGCTTGGGACGCAACTACTATGACATCCCCCTGGATGCAGTGTTTCAACTTGAACAATTAAAGGAAATTTTTACACTAAATCCAGAAACTACCTGTAGCCAAATTTCTCACAATATTGCCATCCAATCAACGCATCCACCGCTATTTTTTTGCTTGATGCACCGCTGGTTAATTTGGTTAAATCAGTTTAACTGGCTTTTTGCCTCTGACGGAAATTGGGAGTTAGCGTGGCAGTTGAGATCCTTGCCTGCATTCTTCGGTGTTGCTTCAATTGCTGCGGTTTACTGGCTGAATCGTCTTGCTTTCTCCCCGACAGCAGGATTGATATCGGCTGCTGTTATGGCAGTTTCTCCCTATGGCGTTTACCTGTCTCAAGAAGCACGACACTACACGCTGCCAGTGTTGTTAATTACCTTGGCTTTAGTGGCATTAATGATCATTCAGCAAGATTTTGAAAAGCGGCAGCGCAGCAGACCTATTGTTTGGGCGATTTGGGTTATTATTAATACAATTGGTCTTTATGTCCACTACTTTTTTATCTTTGCCCTGATCGCTCAGCCGCTCGTTCTGATTTTTAATGTTAATTCCCCCAACAAAAATAAAAAATACAAACTTCAAAATAGTTTATTTTTTGGGCTTCTGCCCTTTGCTTTGTTTATCCCTTGGCTACCAATTTTGATCGGTCATTTTGGGCGTTCTGAAACCAATTGGCTGCCGCAGCCACACAACATTGCTCCCCTGTATCAAACCCTTGCCGGCTGGCTGACAATGGTTGTGATGCTGCCGGTGGAAAAGCAACCCCTTTGGATTATAATTCCTGCCGGCTTCTTTATGCTTGTATTCGGATTGGGGATGGGATGGCTTTTTTTTGCGGGATTGAAAAAACTCTGGAACAATTCAGAAACCCAGCCAGCAACCCGCAGCCTACTAAGCTTCACACTTTGGGTGCTGCTAGCATTTCTGGCAATTGTTTATCTGTTAAACAAGGATATTACGATTGCGCCTCGATATCACTTTGTCTACTATCCAGCTTTCTGCGCCTTACTCGGAGCAAGCCTTTGGAAAATGCAAAAAGCCCGCGCAGAGATGCTAAAAGAAAAACCGTTAACACGATGGGCGGCACCCTTCACACTATTATTTGTTGGGATAATCAGTTGCCTTTGTGTCACTTCAGATTTGGCATTTAAAAAGCCTTTTCACCCCCAACGCGTTGGGCTGGATATGAACTTAGAGCCGGCTATCTCCCGCCTAGTTGTCGTGGCATATAAAACCTTTCAAGATGTGGCGTTAGGGGTGAGCTTTGCCTTAGAAATTCACAAACATGATCTCCCTGAAAATGCCGATTCCTACATGGCTTTTTTGCAGCAAGAAACAAATTACGATCAAGTTTGGCAAAACCTATCTCAACTGCCACTGCCGGCACTCCCGCTCAATTTGTGGGTGGTTGCACCTGAGTTGCTACAGCAACAAGACTATCCCCAGCAGCTATTTGCCTTAACAGAACTCAGCACAGAGTCTCAGCAAATTGTTTGTACAATCGATCCCTCCCATTATTACCGCGTGGGTGTTCCTTATCAGCTATATCGTTGTTTGCCGGCGGAGAGGGAGTGA
- a CDS encoding photosystem II S4 domain protein: MLPREELLKGVENRDIVARVIDQADQAIKTWEVVLTDFLSPPVQVEAQQAFKRLTEVQLVAWGGYPQAERQRLGIARSELPLESAQVEVAALEIAGNFLFDTATHRDFMGAILGTGIVREKLGDVIVLGERGAQAIVVPEMVEFLELELKQVRSVPVKTQRIELSELKIKEPKKKELTTVEASLRLDAVASAGFGMSRSKMVDLIAAGDVRVNWKETTQSSQPVKSGDLIAIRGKGRLEVGEVAVTKKERYRVQLTRYI, encoded by the coding sequence ATGTTGCCAAGAGAAGAACTGTTAAAAGGCGTTGAAAATCGAGACATAGTGGCTCGTGTGATCGACCAAGCGGATCAGGCGATTAAAACGTGGGAAGTTGTCTTGACGGATTTTCTTTCGCCGCCAGTGCAGGTTGAGGCGCAGCAAGCTTTTAAGCGTCTGACAGAGGTGCAGTTGGTTGCCTGGGGTGGTTATCCGCAGGCAGAAAGACAGCGCCTGGGAATTGCCCGATCAGAATTGCCCCTAGAATCGGCACAAGTGGAAGTGGCAGCGTTGGAGATTGCCGGCAATTTCTTATTCGATACCGCCACCCACCGAGACTTTATGGGGGCGATTTTGGGCACCGGCATTGTGCGAGAAAAGCTTGGTGACGTAATTGTATTGGGTGAGCGAGGTGCTCAGGCAATTGTCGTGCCGGAGATGGTGGAATTTTTGGAACTTGAACTCAAGCAGGTGCGCTCAGTGCCGGTGAAAACGCAGCGCATTGAGTTAAGCGAGCTGAAGATCAAAGAACCCAAAAAGAAAGAATTAACTACTGTAGAAGCTTCTTTACGGCTAGATGCGGTGGCTTCCGCCGGCTTTGGGATGTCTCGTAGCAAAATGGTCGATTTAATTGCTGCCGGTGACGTGCGGGTAAATTGGAAAGAAACCACCCAATCAAGTCAGCCGGTTAAATCAGGCGACTTAATTGCGATTCGTGGTAAAGGACGCCTCGAAGTTGGAGAAGTGGCAGTTACCAAAAAAGAGCGATATCGCGTTCAACTAACCCGATATATTTAA